TATGAAATCTGTGATCTCTCTCCACCCTATTTTCGTAGGAAAAACCAATATAGGCTTATAtgaattcttttcttttcttggggattattttaatttgttttaatgGGCTGAAATTAATTTATAGTTACTTGCAGCATAACAAACATATTTCTATTATTGCATAcctttctttgtttattttataCTGCAGTCTTCTCTTGTTATGTAGTTGCTGTTTTTTTCCCTCTGTAGAAATCATTGAAGAGAGATTACTTCTTATGGCAATTGTTCAACATAGACAAAGATATCACAAAGATATCTGAGGAACTTGATGCTGAAAAGAAGAATCGTGAAGAGGTTATGCAACAACTAGAGAATTTCGAGGATGAAGCAAGtaagaagaagaaagaacaaGCCAAGTATCTTAAAGAGATCGTTCAATGTGAAAAGAAGATTGCTGAGAGAAACAAAAAACTTGACAAGCATGTGAGTTTCTAAAGTTCTTTATTGCTGTAATATGTTGAAGTTGTAATGTTTCCATTTATGAGAAAAAAGAGCTTGAGCTAGGAAGCAGATTTTTAGCTGACTTGCATAGGATAAGTTATACCCCTATCTTCAATGTCTGCAATTTGACTCCCCTACTACcctttaaaatggtaaaaaatgAAATGGAAAGCAAGGAAGTGAACAACCAAGAAGGTAAATAATCTCACTTTTTTTCGTTTATTTTTTTGCAGCAACCAGAGCTTTTGAAGTTGAAAGAGGAAATGTCTCGCATAAACTCCAAACTAAAGAGAAGCAAGAAGGAGCTTGATAAAAAAAGGGAAGAAAAGAGGAAACATGCGGCTGAAATAAAGGAGCTGCAGAAGGGAGTACAAGATGTGACTGCAAAGCTAgatgatttaaatgaaaaaggGCGGGATAGTGGTGAAAAACTTAAGTTAGATGACACCGAGTTAAGGGAATATTTTCGAATGTAAGTGTTGTTAATTTTGGCTTTGCCAATTTGTTTCCCAAGAAATCTGTTTATTTACATCCTTCTTGTTTTGTTGGGCTAGAAtgcatatgtttttttttaatgttgtttTTGATTTGGTATGCTACTCGAGATTTCAGAATTCTTAATCCATACTTAGCCTTAAGATCTCAGATATTAACTATAacctttttgttttttattatttgaaatgCTGATGTTACAGTAAGGAGGATGCTGGCATGAAAACTGCAAAGCTAAAAGATGAAAAGGAGGTTTTGGATAGGCAACAGCATGTCAACCTTGAAGCTCTAAAGAATTTAGAAGAAAATCTCCAGCAGTTGAAAAATCGTAGTAGTGAACTTGATACGCAGGAGGAACACATGGAAAAAAGGCTGAAAAAAATTGATGATATGTCAGCAAAACATAAGAATGAGCTTACTGCACAGAAGAAGGAACTGCGTTCGATGCAAGATAAACATCGGGATGCCAGgtcattattttatttatttatttttttgggaGAAAGGTCATTAACTTTAATTTGTATTTGTTTAATTGATTCTTCATAAaagtttcatttaaaaaaaaaattaattatcagAGTTATACACGTGGCATGTGGGCAGGTGTATTTCAGTTTCCTTTATGGACCTGACATTTACATATTTTCCTTTTTCCATATATCATGCTTTGGAAAAAAAGAGCATATTATAAgagacttatttatttttatcatcaTCGTTGGCACAGATATAAATATGAAAATTTAAAGTCAAAGATTGGTGAAGTAGAAAACCAACTACGCGAACTGAAGGCTGATAGACATGAGACTGAAAGGGATGCCAAGTTGTCTCAGGCAGTTGAGGCTCTAAAACGCCTGTTTCAAGGTGTCCATGGTCGAATGACTGATCTTTGTCGTCCAACTCAAAAAAAGTATAACCTTGCTGTTACTGTTGCTATGGGTAGATTCATGGATGCAGTTGTAGTTGAGGATGAGCAAACTGGAAAGGAATGTATTAAGGTATTCATTTTACATTCCTGATCTATATCATAACCTAGGCTGTTTGTTTCCAATTATTTAGATATAGTGTGAAAGTGATGAGACCATTATATATCTGCATTTTCATTTTAACATATTAATTGTTCATTTCTTATTTTTGTCTGTTTTTAAATTTACTTAACCAGcaaccaaaaaataaaataaaaagcacGATCTTAACGTTAAAGTTACGACTAACTAAAGGGAACTGTAGATGATaagttttgttaactgcttttCTTGCTGACTAGATATTCAGAACTGCTGCAATACAGTACATCCATTTATTGGAGATTGGGATGAAGTTAATGTTTACTGGCCAGAATCCCTGATTCTTTCTTAGATGTGTGACTAGATATATCTTTTGAAgaatattgtttttttttgtttgtatgtATGTATACATGCTTTTATTTTTGGTGTGTGGAGAAATACATGATAGCGTTAGGATCTCACATTGACTAAGTATGAGATTGGTTGGTGGTTTATAACCACTTGGGCACCCTTCTCTCATAGGCTTGTCTTTTGGGAATGAGTTCTATCGAAGTGGTTGAAACTGATAGTTATAGTGTGGGGGTACAGGATTATATCATATCTTTTGAGGGTTAGTTAGTCCTGGCAGATTTGATAATGGCTGGATTAAAATGTTGCTTGTAAGAACTGTGAGAAGCAGCTTGAAATAGGTTATCTGCTTGATGGGGCACTTGTTGCTGATGGTAACTTTTTGTAATGGGGACTGTCTTCTTAGTGTGCAGTTGctgtttatttttataattttgacaaATCAATGTGTTATAAGATTAGCTTGTTGGATACATTCCTTTCTTTGTTATAAATTTTTAGCTAAATgctcacaaacataattatatattatttgctTTGCTGCAGTACTTGAAGGAGCAAAGGCTTCCTCCTCAGACATTTATCCCTCTTCAGTCTATTCGTGTAAAGCCAGTCATTGAGAGATTACGGACCTTGGGTGGAACAGCAAAGCTGGTCTTTGATGTGATCCAATATCCTTTGTTGAGTAACTACAGTGGTTGATGCAAATCTTTGGAAAGCCTGCTGTAATTCCATGTGATTATTGTGCTATAGCTGTCTGGTCTTTTGATATACTGTTATGGTGCCATTGGTTCCTTGCATATGTACATTATTGTGGTACTTTATATGTTGATTAACATTTATGATTTCAATCATTAGcatgtcatttttatttttatttttcaagttaATATTGTTTTGCAGAATCTAAGATCAGAAATTCAAATTCTTGAGTAATCTTTGGCTCTTTGAATGTGATtgaagtttttaatttttttttatgcatttATAACTTATTCTACTGTGTTATATCACATTCTTATACGTTCATCCTGATTTCAAGAATAGATGCACAAGTGACTATTGCATTATTGTTAACCATTGTTCTAGTTGAACCACTGATATGCAGAATGCTAATATTTATGGTTCAACTTTGTCTGTGTTAttttctcctttatgtttatCAAGAAATTTTCATGCTTCTGCATATGCTTTTTGCACATGTATCCGCATTGCAGTTTGATCCTTGGTGAATGCTTCTATCTGTTTCCTTTCTTGGGATTTTTCAATCTTACATTTCCTTTCAAGTGTAAGACTTAACTATCCCACATTTGATCCTGTGTTGGAGAAGGCAATTATTTATGCTGTTGGGAATACTCTTGTTTGTGATGAACTTGAGGAGGCTAAAGTTTTAAGCTGGAGTGGTGAGAGGTTCAAAGGTATGTAGTTCGCTACTTGTTATCCTTTATATATCTGGGTCAAAAACATTTGTAGGTAACCCTTTTTGTCTCTGTTGAATTAGTTGTGACTGTTGATGGGATACTTCTCACTAAAGCTGGCACAATGACTGGTGGTACCAGTGGTGGAATGGAAGCAAGGTCTAAACAATGGGATGACAAAAAAATTGAAGGTTGGTATCATTTGTGTATGCATTGTTTTTTTATAGTTGTATGGTTGTATCATTAACTGTTGCTGCTCCATAGGactgaagaaaaagaaagaacaGTTCGAGTCAGAGTTGGACGAGCTTGGGTCAATAAGAGAGATGCAACTAAAAGAGTCTGAAGCTTCAGGGAGAATTAGTGGACTTGAAAAGAAGATCCAATATGCAGAGATCGAGAAGGTAACTTCAATGATTATTCCCCAAAACCCACCCCACACCCCTCCACCCTctattaagtaaataaataaaaaactaattatATAATATAGCATTGGAAAGGCTCTATTTTCGTTTATAGTTATTAATTTTAATGTATTATATTCTACCCATGAGGGTTAGGTGTGGTGTTAGGCCATGTTTGGCTGTTCCCATAAGGTCTGGTACTCAACTCCTCATCGAGAGTACACGATGTTTTAGAATGAATCAGCTTCTTGTAGCTGATAAGGCTGTAATTCAGATGAGATGATAACCAACCATATTTTTTCAATATGAACTTGTTTCTTGTGTTAAAAATAAATCTTCATGGAGAGTTTCCTAGCAATTTTCTAGAGTTTCCCGCCCCACAAAGGTTTTAGGATTCAGCAAGAGGACAAGTATAAGAAACAGTTTATATATATTCTCTGTGAAATGACCCACAATATTTTCATTTCTTTTGGAATCCACGTTGAAAGATGCAAAATTTCCAGAAGTaagattattttataaattaatcatATTTTTTAATGTGGTTATATCGGTCAATGGGGAAATGCAGATTCATGTCAACAAATTAGGAATTCatacatgttttttttaaaatcttttgAAAGCTGATTTTTTCTACCTACTATCTGGTCCTTGGTGAGCTTCGAGTGAGAAACTGGAACTATGGACATTACAGGCATATCTGAGAGAGCATACATATATACTAAATTAGTTTAATCATCCACTCAGGAAGCAGTTCAAGAAAATATGTGTGTCAATTTAATAGCTGATAAATGAAGTAATGAACTGTGTTAGTGCTGCTAGTGTTTGTAATATATTATTACATGCACACTGTTTAGCCAATAAAAAAAGTTTTTTGAGCTGCTGGATAGTACAGAAGACTATTTGATCTTTGAAAATGAAATGTGTGTTAATTAGTTGGAAATGTTGCTCCCTCACTCTCTCTGAGACATTCTGAAAGAAGGGTTCACTTGTGTCCATGGTCTAACAAATTATATAACCTATGATCTTTAACAGCTTTTTTAATGTTACCCAGCCTTTCCTTATCACTGATACTTTTTGGATTTGCTTTTCTTGGATCTTGATAAAAACTGCGAGGTGGATTGATTAACCATCATTGTTTTATTTGCAGAGAAGCATTGAGGACAAGCTTGCTAATTTgaagaaggaaaaacaaaatattaaagaagaaatTGATCGTATCACTCCTGAACTTCGGAAGGTGACACCATGTGCTTATTGCCCTCTCGATCTAGTTTTATTGTGTTGTTCCCTTTAAACAACTATATTGCTTTTTATTTGCTTGCAGACTAAAGAAGCTATTGATAAGCGTAGTGCAGAAATTCGTAAACTGGAGAGGAGGATTAATGAAATTGTTGACCGAATCTACAGAGATTTTAGTAGGTCTGTTGGGGTGGCAAATATCCGTGAGTACGAAGAGAACCAGCTTAAGGATGCCCAAAATCAAGCTGAGGAAAGGCTTAGCTTGAGTAGTCAGCTCTCAAAGTTGAAATATCAGTATGCCCCTCCACCCCCACCCCActtgaatttttaatttattttaactgtAGGCATATTACTTGATTTCCTTGTTTCTGCAGATTAGGTACACATATATATAGCCAATGATGTTAAATTGTATGAGTTTTAATGCTTAAGCAAGCATGCTGCTTTGATGAAATAGTTATACGTATTGTTTAGATTTGTGAATGCTGTAGAGTTTAGATCAATGAACGTTGTATCTGACTTTCATGAGTTATTTTTGTTGTATAGTAATTTCTAGGCTAGAAGGGATGAGTGGTGCACTTTTTAAGCAAATGTCTACATCATTTTATATTTCTATTGTGGTGGTCAGGATCCTCCACCCCTCTGTTCTTTTTTATTTCCTTTAATATTCTATTATGCCAGGTTGGAGTATGAGCAAAATCGAGACATGGAATCACGGATCACGGATCTTGAAACTTCTCTCAGTGCATTAGAAAATGATTTAGAACAGATTCAACAAAGGGAAACTGAAGCCAAGTTATCTGCGGAAAAAGCTATTAGTGAGATCAAACACTGGAATAATGAAGTAGAAGGTGAGACATGGTTTATCTTACCATATAAATGTTCTCTAATCTGCATATTTTTTGTCTGTTGGTGATGGTAGCTTAAATAACCACTTACATACATTAAAATTAAGATATATTCAACCGGGCTTTGTTATGGAGGGTTACCATGTTGATTGCTGTTCTCGTGCTTGGCTGGGGAAATCTTGAACTGTCTTCCTTTTATGTTTGCTCTAAATTTATTGTTTAACAaggaacaatttttttttttacttggttTCATTTTTCATTTCTATATACTAGTTTCTTTTTACTTGTGTTTTCCACTTTATTTTGACCAAACCCTGAGGTAACTtctcatataatttgaaaattgtcCACTTGAAATTTCTTGGGAATTAACAAGCAAGAGCTGAGTTTTTGCTTGGAGTTCCTGCTGAATtgctctttctttttcttctattacTAATATACGTTGTTCAATTCATGTTTTGTGGAAGTTTCTTGTGGGGCTATTAATATCTTACCTTGCTGCTCTTTGACTTGTGATTTGGATGGTATAAGAGAAAATACTTGATTTTTTTGTTTCTCTTGCTGACTGCCGATTGCAATTTTCAATTtactaaaaaaaaagtaaagaatgaaaaaagaaaagagacacATACACACTGGCATATCTCACATCTTTATTTTCAGTCATTCTCCTGTTGATGTAAGTTGATGCCAGCTAACCAACTCTTTCACACATTTATCTTACAGAATGGAAATCCAAGTCTGAAGAGTGTGAGAAGGAAATGCAGGAATGGAAAAAGCGGGCTTCTACAGCTACCACAACCATTTCTAAACATAATCGTCAGATAAATTCTAAGGTTAGAATTTACTTGGTGCAACTTCTGTTCCTTGCTTTTTATGAACTTCAATCATCAGTATGTATTTTTCTCTGGCCACAGGAGACCCAGATTGAACAGCTTATAGCAAAGAAGCAGGAAATTGTAGAGAAATGTGAACTAGAACATATTAGCCTTCCAGTAATTGCGGACCCCATGGAGACTGAAATGTCAACGCCAGGCCCAACTTTTGATTTTAGTCAGTTGAATAGAACATATTTGCAGGATAAGAGGCCTGCTGAACGGGAAAAGCTTGAAGCAGAATTTAAGCAAAAAATAGATTCCATGATATCAGAAATTGAAAGAACTGCTCCAAATTTGAAGGCACTGGACCAATACGAGGCTctaaaagagaaagagagagctgTAACTGAAGAGTTTGAAGCTGCCAGGAAAGAGGAAAAGGAAATAGCAGATAAATTTAACAAAGTCAAGGAGGAGAGGTACTCGTATATTTTATACTGCTAAAAAGCCATTCTTAGTTATATTCTCATTAACTAGTTAACTATttatcttcattttggttagatCCTTAAAAAATGGAACAGGATAGTTTAGATTCTAAAGAAAACGTACACAACAAAATTACACATCACACTACAGCCTCAAATAGTAAGGATATAAAGTATGGTTGAGTAGATTGTCAACATAATTTGTTGTATAAGCAACCATGACATCTTATTTTATTGTTGAAAATTGTCTTTTGGTGAATTCAGGTATGAGAAGTTCATGGCTGCTTTCAATCATATATCTAGTGTTATTGATAAGATATACAAGCAGCTTACAAGAAGCAACACACATCCCTTGGTTGGAACGGCTTATTTGAACTTGGAAAATGAAGATGATCCATTTCTTCATGGCATCAAGTATACTGCTATGCCGCCATCAAAGCGCTTCCGTGATATGGAACAACTGTCTGGTGGAGAGAAAACTGTTGCAGCTCTTGCTTTGCTCTTTTCCATCCACAGGTTAACATTTCTGTAAAATGCCAACTACAATTTCAATCTTGATTGTCATCTTTGACCGCTTGTTAA
The genomic region above belongs to Humulus lupulus chromosome 1, drHumLupu1.1, whole genome shotgun sequence and contains:
- the LOC133785142 gene encoding structural maintenance of chromosomes protein 1 — protein: MPSIIARGKIVRLELENFKSYKGFQTIGPFYDFTAIIGPNGAGKSNLMDAISFVLGVRTGQLRGTQLKDLIYAFDDKEKEQRGRRAFVRLVYQLGNGSELQFTRTITSSGGSEYRIDGTSVTWDEYNLRLKSLDILVKARNFLVFQGDVESIASKNPKELTGLLEQISGSDELKRNYEKYEEEKGIAEEKSALVYQKKRTIVSERKQKKEQKEEAEKHLRLQDELKSLKRDYFLWQLFNIDKDITKISEELDAEKKNREEVMQQLENFEDEASKKKKEQAKYLKEIVQCEKKIAERNKKLDKHQPELLKLKEEMSRINSKLKRSKKELDKKREEKRKHAAEIKELQKGVQDVTAKLDDLNEKGRDSGEKLKLDDTELREYFRIKEDAGMKTAKLKDEKEVLDRQQHVNLEALKNLEENLQQLKNRSSELDTQEEHMEKRLKKIDDMSAKHKNELTAQKKELRSMQDKHRDARYKYENLKSKIGEVENQLRELKADRHETERDAKLSQAVEALKRLFQGVHGRMTDLCRPTQKKYNLAVTVAMGRFMDAVVVEDEQTGKECIKYLKEQRLPPQTFIPLQSIRVKPVIERLRTLGGTAKLVFDVIQFDPVLEKAIIYAVGNTLVCDELEEAKVLSWSGERFKVVTVDGILLTKAGTMTGGTSGGMEARSKQWDDKKIEGLKKKKEQFESELDELGSIREMQLKESEASGRISGLEKKIQYAEIEKRSIEDKLANLKKEKQNIKEEIDRITPELRKTKEAIDKRSAEIRKLERRINEIVDRIYRDFSRSVGVANIREYEENQLKDAQNQAEERLSLSSQLSKLKYQLEYEQNRDMESRITDLETSLSALENDLEQIQQRETEAKLSAEKAISEIKHWNNEVEEWKSKSEECEKEMQEWKKRASTATTTISKHNRQINSKETQIEQLIAKKQEIVEKCELEHISLPVIADPMETEMSTPGPTFDFSQLNRTYLQDKRPAEREKLEAEFKQKIDSMISEIERTAPNLKALDQYEALKEKERAVTEEFEAARKEEKEIADKFNKVKEERYEKFMAAFNHISSVIDKIYKQLTRSNTHPLVGTAYLNLENEDDPFLHGIKYTAMPPSKRFRDMEQLSGGEKTVAALALLFSIHSFRPSPFFILDEVDAALDNLNVAKVAGFIRSKSCEGARGSQDSDIGNGFQSIVISLKDSFYDKAEALVGVYRDSERGCSRTLTFDLTKYRES